A DNA window from Mesoplasma coleopterae contains the following coding sequences:
- a CDS encoding FAD synthetase, with protein sequence MKVFKTDINNIKQSEKKSCVTIGMFDALHKYHKIIIKKTELIAREHNLESVIITFDHKPNKESQTLLDEKKKIEFLKENFKIDQLIILNVDESLIKTTRNEFVNILKSKLKTVKLVEGSDFKFGFQKSGDIQYLKKSFGEENVFVYQRNENISTSRIKELVKENKIDQIEDELEVNINLLK encoded by the coding sequence ATGAAAGTTTTTAAAACTGATATTAATAATATTAAACAAAGTGAAAAAAAATCTTGTGTTACTATAGGAATGTTTGATGCTTTACATAAGTACCACAAAATCATAATTAAGAAAACAGAATTAATAGCAAGAGAACATAATTTAGAATCTGTAATAATAACCTTTGACCATAAACCTAATAAAGAATCACAAACATTACTAGATGAGAAAAAGAAAATTGAATTTCTAAAAGAAAATTTTAAAATCGATCAGTTAATAATTTTAAATGTTGATGAAAGTTTGATTAAAACAACAAGAAATGAATTTGTTAATATATTAAAATCAAAACTTAAAACCGTTAAGTTAGTTGAAGGTAGTGATTTTAAATTTGGGTTTCAAAAATCTGGAGATATTCAATATTTAAAAAAAAGCTTTGGTGAAGAAAACGTATTTGTTTATCAAAGAAATGAAAACATATCAACTTCAAGAATTAAAGAATTAGTAAAAGAAAATAAAATTGATCAAATTGAGGATGAATTGGAAGTTAACATTAATTTATTGAAATAA
- a CDS encoding sigma factor-like helix-turn-helix DNA-binding protein: MKKTKKDELTMEEKYKLFNSHKARIYFAIKKAYSKFDSIPLELEDFEFYAWEAYLDILDKYYDRNMRKSFESCLVDAVYWKAMNVCAKFVTNKYKMMNQGMRISSYIAEEYKEMINNISVENESYKEIGWTQLFEQFFAKRTDQIPKKIFTLYIYGMSFVEIAEELNMSSAKVRNIFYKVLPEIRQVVSNQVFLD; this comes from the coding sequence ATGAAAAAAACAAAAAAGGATGAGTTAACAATGGAAGAAAAATATAAATTATTTAACTCACATAAAGCTAGAATTTACTTTGCAATTAAAAAAGCCTATAGTAAATTTGATTCAATACCCTTAGAACTAGAAGACTTTGAATTTTATGCATGAGAAGCATATTTAGACATTCTAGATAAGTACTATGATAGAAACATGAGAAAAAGTTTTGAAAGTTGCTTAGTAGATGCTGTTTATTGAAAAGCAATGAATGTTTGCGCTAAATTTGTAACAAATAAATATAAAATGATGAATCAAGGTATGAGAATAAGCAGTTATATTGCTGAAGAGTATAAAGAAATGATTAATAATATAAGTGTTGAAAATGAATCTTACAAAGAAATTGGTTGGACACAATTGTTTGAGCAATTTTTTGCGAAAAGAACAGATCAGATACCTAAAAAAATTTTCACCCTTTACATTTATGGAATGAGTTTTGTTGAAATAGCTGAAGAGTTAAATATGTCATCAGCAAAAGTAAGAAACATTTTTTATAAAGTTTTACCAGAAATTCGACAAGTAGTTTCCAATCAAGTATTTTTAGATTAA
- the coaE gene encoding dephospho-CoA kinase (Dephospho-CoA kinase (CoaE) performs the final step in coenzyme A biosynthesis.): MIIGVYGTIGAGKTTISNSIKKLKFKVINADKISKEILNSRDIQKQLKNAFPNAFVNDVLDRSKLRKIISENENSLNKLNSIVWPEIKNQISLIIQTNAGNIVIDAALLPELNLEVDKYIRVKANLLTTLWRVKKRDKKPFKETYLIYKQQKQRIKKYKIDNEVIINNNIWTKSITYKQLHKKIFK, translated from the coding sequence ATGATAATTGGAGTCTATGGCACTATTGGTGCTGGAAAAACAACCATTTCAAACAGTATTAAAAAATTAAAATTCAAAGTAATCAATGCAGATAAAATTTCAAAGGAAATTTTAAATTCAAGAGATATTCAAAAACAATTAAAAAATGCATTTCCTAATGCATTTGTAAACGATGTATTAGATAGAAGTAAATTAAGAAAAATCATTTCTGAAAATGAAAATAGCTTAAATAAATTAAATTCTATTGTTTGACCTGAAATTAAAAATCAAATTTCATTAATTATTCAAACAAATGCAGGAAATATTGTTATAGATGCTGCTTTATTACCTGAATTAAATCTTGAAGTAGATAAATACATTAGAGTTAAAGCAAATTTATTAACAACTCTTTGAAGAGTTAAAAAAAGAGACAAAAAGCCTTTTAAAGAAACTTATTTAATTTACAAACAACAAAAACAAAGAATTAAAAAATATAAAATAGATAATGAAGTAATAATAAATAATAATATATGAACAAAAAGTATAACTTATAAACAACTGCATAAAAAAATTTTTAAATAA
- the truB gene encoding tRNA pseudouridine(55) synthase TruB translates to MNKSGIIILNKPQGLTTNHLIQRLKRKLNVKKIGHAGTLDPLATGVVICLINSGTKLSDYFLNENKAYEVTMKLFKSTDTYDSDGKIIEEQERFEIKKEEVEKVVSKFNGLTYEQEPPMYSAIKVEGKKLYEYARENQVVKVKKRNITINSLTLDKYEEDEITMTVYCSKGTYIRSLIVDIAKELNTIAHVTRLNRIESGNFKIVDAVSLDDCEESNLIEMFEAVKMANYEIFKLEDTLNIEHGKKIELKTENDIVFISNKADQLIACYEREKNNLFKCKRGGLNI, encoded by the coding sequence ATGAATAAATCAGGAATAATAATATTAAATAAACCCCAAGGTTTAACAACAAATCATTTAATTCAAAGACTTAAAAGAAAATTAAATGTAAAAAAAATAGGGCACGCAGGAACTTTAGATCCCTTAGCTACTGGCGTGGTTATTTGTTTAATTAATAGTGGAACAAAACTAAGCGACTATTTTTTAAATGAAAATAAAGCATATGAAGTAACAATGAAATTATTTAAATCTACAGACACTTATGATAGTGACGGAAAAATAATTGAAGAACAAGAGCGCTTTGAAATTAAAAAAGAGGAAGTAGAAAAAGTTGTATCAAAGTTTAATGGTCTTACATATGAACAAGAACCGCCAATGTATTCGGCAATAAAAGTTGAAGGTAAAAAATTATATGAATATGCACGTGAAAATCAAGTTGTAAAGGTTAAGAAAAGAAATATAACAATTAATTCTTTGACTTTGGATAAATATGAAGAAGATGAAATAACAATGACTGTTTATTGTTCAAAAGGAACTTACATCAGAAGCCTAATTGTTGATATTGCAAAAGAATTGAATACAATAGCACACGTAACACGTTTGAATAGAATAGAATCTGGAAATTTCAAAATTGTCGACGCAGTTTCTTTAGATGATTGCGAAGAATCAAATTTAATAGAAATGTTTGAAGCTGTCAAAATGGCAAACTATGAAATTTTTAAATTAGAAGATACTCTAAACATTGAACATGGTAAGAAAATTGAATTAAAAACAGAAAATGATATTGTATTTATTTCAAATAAAGCAGACCAACTAATTGCTTGCTATGAAAGAGAAAAGAACAATCTATTTAAATGTAAACGTGGAGGGTTGAATATTTAA
- a CDS encoding RelA/SpoT family protein, translated as MAGIILPRRTSKRASTNLDIVEIKEYITLENELKKYIKDRKALNKIKEAYLFAEKMHSNQKRKNGDPYIYHPLSTAYYLAQLQMGPKTIKAGLLHDVVEDTPVKIEEIEEKFGNEIASLVESVTKVSYFAEENREQIKSEYLRKLYISMAKDIRVIIIKIADRLHNMLTIENLPEEKQKVIAKETLTIYAAIAHRIGMKNAKSKLEDMAFKVLNLKDFEDIKNLIEKGRESREVNIAKTIDDISFFLRKEKHIKIIDIFGREKTIYSIYRKMNVNGKQFEELHDLVAIRIIAKSTDDCYKILGYLHQKYLPLSGRFKDYIATPKNNVYQSLHTTLSNSKGMFFEVQIRTQQMDDVAEAGAAAHWRYKEGEVVDIDKRQKQIDEQIDIFSRILDLTDQINEEENSKERELENQLQKDVFGSMIYVLTPTQNVITLPYGATVLDFAYRIHTEIGEKTTGAKIDGIFSPINTVLESGQVVEIKTSSKQQPTHEWLKIATTSNAKNRIRKYLGNKLKEDNSFDEDRKELARKTENLINSYINQKEIKWKRKSPSEVLEVVKKAGYASLEEFLISVGKGELSIVEATDKFFINHNFSKDEEALRSIKSKTINDRSLKNDIVIDGITNIKTSIASCCLPIPYEDVIGYVAKSGNGIKVHLKECYNLYATEETKRLVQVQWNSAVAENSLYTTKLKYFATDRPNLLYDISRALSNLKATTINVKIGVDDKSLLVNGELTIKVKSSAQLNQIILTIKSIANIIDCERSFKSIK; from the coding sequence ATGGCTGGTATTATATTACCTAGAAGAACTAGCAAAAGAGCTTCAACAAACTTAGATATTGTTGAAATCAAAGAATACATAACTTTAGAGAATGAACTAAAAAAATATATTAAGGATAGAAAAGCTTTAAATAAAATTAAAGAAGCTTACTTATTTGCTGAAAAAATGCACAGTAATCAAAAACGAAAAAACGGAGATCCATATATTTATCACCCATTATCAACAGCATATTATCTTGCCCAATTACAAATGGGTCCAAAAACAATTAAAGCTGGACTATTGCATGATGTTGTAGAAGACACCCCAGTTAAAATTGAAGAAATTGAAGAAAAGTTTGGAAATGAAATAGCTTCACTTGTTGAATCAGTTACAAAAGTAAGTTATTTTGCAGAAGAAAATCGAGAACAAATAAAATCTGAATATTTAAGAAAACTTTATATATCAATGGCTAAAGATATAAGGGTTATTATTATCAAGATTGCTGATAGATTACATAATATGTTAACAATTGAAAATTTACCTGAAGAAAAGCAAAAAGTAATTGCAAAGGAAACATTAACTATTTATGCAGCGATTGCACACCGTATTGGAATGAAGAATGCAAAATCTAAATTAGAAGATATGGCATTCAAAGTATTGAATCTTAAAGATTTTGAGGATATTAAAAATTTAATTGAAAAAGGCCGTGAATCAAGGGAAGTAAATATTGCAAAAACAATTGATGATATTTCATTCTTTTTAAGAAAAGAAAAACATATTAAAATAATTGATATTTTTGGAAGAGAAAAAACAATTTATTCAATTTATCGAAAAATGAATGTTAATGGAAAACAATTTGAAGAACTGCATGATTTAGTCGCTATTAGAATTATTGCTAAGTCAACCGATGACTGCTATAAAATTTTAGGTTACTTACACCAAAAATATTTACCTTTATCTGGAAGATTTAAAGATTATATAGCAACTCCAAAAAATAACGTCTATCAATCTTTACATACAACTTTAAGTAACAGCAAAGGAATGTTTTTTGAAGTTCAAATTAGAACTCAACAAATGGATGATGTTGCTGAAGCTGGAGCTGCTGCTCACTGAAGATATAAAGAAGGTGAAGTTGTTGATATTGATAAGCGTCAAAAACAAATTGATGAACAAATCGATATATTTAGTAGAATTTTAGATTTGACCGATCAAATTAATGAGGAAGAAAACTCAAAAGAAAGAGAACTAGAAAATCAGTTACAAAAAGATGTTTTTGGTTCTATGATTTATGTTTTAACACCAACACAAAATGTTATTACCCTACCTTATGGTGCAACTGTATTAGATTTTGCTTATAGAATTCATACTGAAATTGGAGAAAAAACAACAGGAGCTAAAATCGATGGAATATTTTCACCAATTAATACTGTTTTAGAATCAGGACAAGTTGTTGAAATTAAAACATCATCTAAACAACAACCAACACACGAATGATTAAAAATCGCTACTACATCAAATGCTAAAAATAGAATTAGAAAGTATTTAGGAAATAAACTTAAAGAAGATAATTCATTTGACGAAGATAGAAAAGAATTAGCAAGAAAAACTGAAAACTTAATTAATTCGTATATTAATCAAAAAGAAATTAAATGAAAAAGAAAATCACCTAGTGAAGTTCTTGAAGTTGTTAAAAAAGCAGGATATGCAAGTTTAGAGGAATTTTTAATAAGCGTAGGGAAAGGAGAATTATCAATTGTTGAAGCAACAGATAAATTCTTTATTAACCACAACTTCTCAAAAGATGAAGAAGCTTTAAGAAGTATTAAATCTAAAACAATTAATGATAGAAGTTTAAAAAATGATATTGTTATTGATGGTATAACAAATATTAAAACTTCAATTGCAAGTTGTTGTTTACCAATCCCGTATGAAGATGTTATCGGGTATGTTGCTAAGTCAGGAAATGGTATTAAAGTTCATTTAAAAGAATGTTATAACTTATATGCAACAGAAGAAACTAAACGCTTAGTTCAAGTTCAATGAAACTCAGCAGTAGCTGAAAATAGCTTGTATACAACTAAATTAAAATACTTTGCAACAGATAGACCAAATCTTTTATATGATATATCAAGAGCACTATCGAATTTAAAAGCAACAACTATTAATGTAAAAATAGGAGTAGACGATAAATCATTACTTGTTAATGGTGAGTTAACTATTAAAGTTAAGAGTTCAGCACAATTAAATCAAATCATTTTAACAATTAAATCAATTGCAAATATCATAGATTGTGAAAGATCATTTAAGAGTATTAAATAG
- the rpsO gene encoding 30S ribosomal protein S15, which yields MISKTRKAEIIKEFGGNDANTGLAEVQIALLTEDIANMTEHLKEHKKDVPTRRTLLKKVAQRRHLLDFLIKKDVNRYKEIIAKLGLRK from the coding sequence ATGATTTCAAAAACAAGAAAAGCTGAAATTATTAAAGAATTTGGTGGAAACGACGCTAACACAGGATTAGCTGAAGTTCAAATTGCTTTATTAACTGAAGATATCGCTAACATGACTGAACATTTAAAAGAACACAAAAAAGATGTTCCTACAAGAAGAACTTTATTAAAAAAAGTTGCTCAAAGAAGACACTTATTAGATTTCTTAATTAAAAAAGATGTTAACAGATATAAAGAAATTATTGCTAAATTAGGCTTAAGAAAATAA
- a CDS encoding DxFTY motif-containing membrane protein yields the protein MSEIKNLDWNKTREFDLERTNVWISFAFEIIGVVLPYVGIWILIGSSWNTEKFHNYYNVLPVKEFLLTIICIGYLIIALGFNLITYILKWQKEDSFTFTTAIALCLTGFVTNSIWIDKLSIGGFAIFLKLIFLVVFALIGIFIGTLGTMFIRNFRFKIEEEDQILLEAYKKGEEIPSIKKIRLEKAEKYRIKKEQEIEELNRFKEELNEKIAIELKNKKNEKLDEKENKKRNKKNNKK from the coding sequence ATGAGTGAAATAAAAAACTTGGACTGAAACAAAACAAGAGAATTTGATCTTGAAAGAACAAACGTTTGAATAAGTTTTGCATTTGAAATAATTGGTGTTGTTTTACCATATGTAGGAATTTGAATACTAATAGGTAGCTCTTGAAATACTGAAAAATTTCATAATTACTATAATGTTTTACCTGTAAAAGAATTTTTACTTACAATAATATGTATAGGATATCTAATAATTGCTTTAGGTTTTAATTTAATAACATATATTCTAAAGTGACAAAAAGAAGATAGTTTTACTTTTACAACTGCAATAGCATTATGTTTAACAGGTTTTGTAACAAATAGTATTTGAATTGATAAATTATCAATAGGTGGATTTGCAATATTTTTAAAATTAATATTTTTAGTAGTATTTGCTTTAATTGGAATATTTATAGGAACATTAGGGACTATGTTTATAAGAAACTTCAGATTTAAAATTGAAGAAGAAGATCAAATACTATTAGAAGCTTATAAAAAAGGCGAAGAAATTCCTTCAATTAAAAAAATAAGATTAGAAAAGGCTGAAAAATATAGAATTAAAAAAGAGCAAGAAATTGAAGAACTAAATAGATTTAAAGAAGAACTTAACGAAAAAATAGCAATTGAATTAAAGAACAAAAAGAATGAAAAACTAGACGAAAAAGAAAATAAAAAGCGTAATAAGAAAAACAATAAAAAATAA